One Salvia splendens isolate huo1 chromosome 12, SspV2, whole genome shotgun sequence genomic window carries:
- the LOC121758508 gene encoding uncharacterized protein LOC121758508 → MTVAANKRRRDIHFNIGDMVYLRFCPHRLSTLFTVRNRKLAPRYFGPFRVSARIGGSANRLELPASARIHPVFQVSLLKRAIGEERAEPTLLEGLIEPPILPERAYSVDWATIKDDGVLCFEFSRDSEMIASGSQDGKTKLMVLVSYITACTVKVCNLISHCFLWDCSPSCFMGCQDYRLSAVV, encoded by the exons ATGACGGTCGCCGCTAACAAGCGACGTCGCGATATTCACTTCAACATCGGCGACATGGTGTATTTGAGGTTTTGCCCACACCGTCTGTCCACACTCTTTACGGTGCGAAATAGGAAGCTTGCCCCTCGCTACTTCGGCCCATTTCGGGTCAGTGCGCGCATTGGCGGCTCTGCGAATCGCTTAGAGCTTCCCGCCTCAGCTCGAATTCACCCGGTTTTCCAGGTCTCCTTGTTGAAACGAGCCATTGGGGAGGAGAGGGCTGAACCAACTTTGCTGGAGGGACTAATCGAGCCCCCAATCTTACCGGAGAGGGCTTATTCAGTTGATTGGGCCACTATAAAG GATGATGGTGTCCTATGTTTTGAATTTAGTAGAGACTCCGAGATGATTGCATCTGGATCACAAGATGGAAAAACAAAG CTGATGGTTCTTGTATCATATATAACTGCATGCACGGTGAAAGTATGTAACCTTATTAGTCACTGCTTTTTGTGGGATTGCTCGCCTTCCTGTTTTATGGGATGTCAAGACTACAGATTGTCTGCAGTTGTTTAA